One part of the Oceanotoga teriensis genome encodes these proteins:
- a CDS encoding ABC transporter permease: protein MWSFVTRRLLIMIPMMIMISIICFTLTELQPGDFVTQYMNNPRVSPEQIVELREKLGLDKSPVERYLIWVKGIVTKGDFGYSFAYKRPVGELIWERMGWTISIALLTVLFQWLISIPIGIYSALHPYSVGDYSLTVLGFLGLSIPNFFLALFLMWVSLKAGATSVGGIFSTQYIGAPWSWAKFADMLSHLWLPLVVVGTGGLAGLMRVMRGNMLDITGSPFITSLRARGLKEKSVKQHAVKNAVNPMVSIAGMQLPEIFSGTIITAIVLNLPTMGPFFYNALLNHDQYLVMTFLMFIAFITQIGNLLSDIALALLDPRIRIS from the coding sequence ATGTGGTCATTTGTTACTAGAAGGCTACTTATAATGATACCTATGATGATTATGATATCCATCATTTGTTTTACATTAACAGAACTACAGCCTGGAGATTTTGTAACTCAATATATGAATAATCCAAGAGTCTCCCCAGAACAAATAGTAGAGCTAAGAGAAAAATTAGGATTAGATAAGTCCCCTGTTGAACGATATTTAATATGGGTAAAAGGTATAGTAACTAAAGGTGATTTTGGCTATTCTTTTGCTTATAAAAGACCCGTTGGGGAATTAATATGGGAAAGAATGGGATGGACTATTTCTATCGCTTTATTAACGGTTTTATTCCAATGGCTCATATCCATACCAATTGGAATATATTCTGCCCTGCATCCATATTCAGTCGGAGACTACAGTTTAACTGTATTGGGTTTTTTAGGTTTATCTATACCTAATTTCTTTCTTGCATTATTTTTAATGTGGGTTTCTTTAAAAGCTGGAGCTACATCTGTTGGAGGAATATTTTCAACTCAATACATCGGAGCACCTTGGTCATGGGCTAAATTCGCAGACATGCTTTCCCATCTATGGTTACCTCTTGTAGTAGTAGGAACCGGTGGATTAGCTGGTTTAATGAGAGTCATGAGAGGAAATATGCTTGATATAACTGGTTCACCATTTATAACCTCTTTGAGAGCAAGAGGGCTTAAAGAAAAATCTGTAAAACAACATGCTGTAAAAAACGCCGTTAATCCTATGGTTAGTATAGCTGGTATGCAATTACCTGAAATATTCAGTGGAACTATAATAACAGCAATAGTATTAAACTTACCTACAATGGGACCATTTTTTTACAATGCTTTATTAAACCATGATCAATACTTAGTTATGACATTTTTGATGTTCATCGCATTTATAACACAGATTGGTAACCTGCTATCAGATATTGCATTGGCTTTACTGGATCCAAGAATAAGAATCAGTTAA